Proteins from one Bradyrhizobium amphicarpaeae genomic window:
- the poxB gene encoding ubiquinone-dependent pyruvate dehydrogenase: protein MAINNVADLFVATLEQAGVKRIYGIVGDSLNALTESLRRRGTIEWIHVRHEEVAAFAAAGEAEMTGSLAVCAGSCGPGNLHLINGLFDAHRSRVPVLAIAAQIPTAEIGSGYFQETHPQNLFRECSHYCELVSDPSQLPYVLENAIRAAVGLRGVAVVAMPGDVAFRSPPKRGLSTTRGLSVAAPKVMPQADELQALADLLNGAERITLFCGRGCAGAHAPLMRLAEALKSPIVHALGGKEHVEYDNPYDVGMTGFIGFSSGYAAMHACDALVMLGTDFPYKQFFPTDAKVVQIDIRPENLGRRCKIDLGLVGDVKLTIEALLPLLKAKTQRKHLDDAVAHYKKAREGLDSLAKGTPGSKPIHPQYLAKIISDHASDDAVFTADVGTPTVWAARYLDMNGRRRLIGSFVHGSMANAMPQAIGAQAAQPGRQVISLSGDGGFTMLMGDLITLTQMKLPVKVVIFNNGVLGFVALEMKAAGFVDTNVDLENPDFAAMARAMGIFAKRVEDPGELPGAVKEMLAHDGPALLDVVTAKQELSMPPTITPEQIKGFSLWVLRAVMNGRGDEVLDLARTNLLPR, encoded by the coding sequence ATGGCGATCAACAACGTGGCCGATCTGTTCGTGGCAACGCTCGAACAGGCCGGCGTCAAGCGCATCTACGGCATCGTCGGCGACAGCCTGAACGCCTTGACGGAGTCGCTGCGCCGCCGCGGCACCATCGAATGGATCCATGTCCGCCACGAGGAGGTCGCAGCCTTCGCTGCGGCCGGCGAAGCCGAGATGACCGGAAGCCTCGCGGTGTGCGCGGGCTCCTGCGGCCCCGGCAATCTGCATCTGATCAACGGCCTGTTCGATGCGCATCGCAGCCGCGTCCCCGTGCTGGCAATCGCTGCGCAGATCCCGACCGCCGAGATCGGCAGCGGCTATTTCCAGGAGACCCATCCGCAGAACCTGTTCCGCGAATGCAGCCATTATTGCGAACTGGTCTCCGACCCGAGCCAGCTTCCTTACGTGCTGGAAAATGCGATCCGCGCGGCGGTGGGCCTGCGCGGCGTCGCCGTCGTCGCCATGCCCGGCGATGTCGCGTTCCGCAGCCCGCCCAAGCGCGGGCTGTCGACCACCCGCGGGCTCAGCGTGGCGGCGCCGAAGGTGATGCCGCAGGCGGATGAGCTGCAGGCGCTGGCGGATCTCCTCAACGGCGCCGAGCGCATCACCCTGTTCTGCGGCCGCGGCTGCGCCGGCGCGCATGCGCCCTTGATGCGGCTGGCGGAAGCGCTGAAGAGCCCGATCGTGCATGCGCTCGGCGGCAAGGAGCATGTCGAATATGACAACCCCTACGACGTCGGCATGACCGGCTTCATCGGCTTCTCCTCGGGCTACGCGGCCATGCATGCCTGCGACGCCCTGGTGATGCTCGGGACCGATTTCCCCTACAAGCAGTTCTTCCCCACCGATGCGAAGGTCGTGCAAATCGACATCCGTCCCGAGAATCTGGGACGCCGCTGCAAGATCGACCTCGGCCTCGTCGGCGACGTCAAGCTGACCATCGAAGCGCTGCTGCCGCTGCTGAAGGCAAAGACGCAGCGCAAGCATCTCGACGACGCCGTCGCGCACTACAAGAAGGCGCGCGAGGGCCTGGATTCACTTGCCAAGGGCACGCCGGGAAGCAAGCCGATCCATCCGCAATATCTCGCCAAGATCATCAGCGACCATGCCTCCGACGACGCGGTTTTCACCGCCGATGTCGGCACGCCCACGGTGTGGGCCGCGCGCTATCTCGACATGAACGGCCGCCGACGTCTGATCGGCTCTTTCGTGCACGGCTCGATGGCGAATGCGATGCCGCAGGCGATCGGCGCGCAGGCGGCCCAGCCCGGCCGCCAGGTGATCTCGCTGTCGGGCGACGGCGGCTTCACCATGCTGATGGGGGATCTGATCACGCTGACGCAGATGAAGCTGCCGGTGAAGGTGGTGATCTTCAACAACGGCGTGCTCGGCTTCGTCGCGCTGGAGATGAAGGCGGCAGGCTTCGTCGACACCAATGTCGACCTGGAGAACCCCGACTTCGCAGCGATGGCGCGCGCGATGGGCATCTTTGCCAAACGCGTCGAGGACCCGGGCGAGCTGCCCGGTGCCGTCAAGGAGATGCTCGCCCATGACGGCCCGGCGCTGCTCGACGTCGTCACCGCCAAGCAGGAGCTGTCGATGCCGCCGACCATCACGCCCGAGCAGATCAAGGGCTTCAGCCTCTGGGTGCTGCGCGCGGTGATGAACGGCCGCGGCGACGAGGTGCTCGACCTCGCCAGGACGAATCTCCTGCCCCGCTAG
- a CDS encoding PaaI family thioesterase — protein MSTLPITLPFEELAEAIKGRRSDYGHISGLQLDRFAPREAWSSLPYRPVFVGDTETGVLHGGVVTAMLDESCGMAVQLALDGTSAIATLDLRIDYQKPATPGLDIKAHSVCYRTTRSIAFVRSTAYQESEDDPVATATACFMIGANRTNMLADRRMDTRSIPTLEAPEDPDGPFANSPFARALGIRVNDDGALTMPFSPQIIGNPILPAIHGGMTGAFLETTAIFGVRRELGIAALPKPIGLTINYLRSGRALDTFANVSIVKQGRRIVAFEARAWQDDADKPIATAFGHFMLRPTPGRDEE, from the coding sequence ATGAGCACCCTACCGATCACGCTCCCGTTCGAGGAACTCGCCGAAGCCATCAAGGGCCGCCGTTCCGACTACGGCCATATCAGCGGGCTGCAGCTCGACCGTTTCGCACCTCGCGAGGCCTGGTCCAGCCTGCCCTATCGTCCCGTCTTCGTCGGCGACACCGAGACCGGCGTGCTGCATGGCGGCGTCGTCACCGCGATGCTGGACGAGAGCTGCGGCATGGCGGTGCAACTTGCGCTCGACGGCACGAGCGCGATCGCAACGCTCGATCTGCGCATCGACTATCAGAAGCCGGCTACGCCCGGTCTCGACATCAAGGCGCATTCGGTCTGCTACCGCACCACGCGCTCGATCGCCTTCGTGCGCTCGACGGCCTACCAGGAGTCCGAGGACGATCCGGTCGCGACCGCAACCGCCTGCTTCATGATCGGCGCCAACCGCACCAACATGCTGGCAGACCGCAGGATGGATACGCGCAGCATCCCGACGCTGGAGGCCCCGGAGGATCCGGACGGTCCGTTCGCGAACAGCCCGTTCGCGCGCGCGCTGGGCATTCGCGTCAATGACGACGGCGCACTGACGATGCCGTTCTCTCCGCAGATCATCGGCAATCCGATCCTGCCCGCGATCCATGGCGGCATGACCGGCGCCTTCCTCGAGACCACTGCGATCTTCGGCGTGAGGCGCGAGCTCGGCATCGCCGCGCTGCCCAAGCCGATCGGACTCACCATCAACTATCTTCGCTCCGGCCGCGCGCTCGACACCTTCGCCAACGTCTCGATCGTGAAGCAGGGCCGGCGCATCGTCGCCTTCGAGGCGCGCGCCTGGCAGGACGATGCGGACAAGCCGATCGCCACCGCCTTCGGTCATTTCATGCTGCGCCCGACGCCCGGACGCGACGAGGAATAG
- a CDS encoding amidase, whose protein sequence is MTLPMSWNEWAQHDGLGLAARVRKGELTAKELARQAAAGVAKVNPALSGVVELFEDVIADPAKDGANLAGPFAGLPFLMKDLGPTMKGRLQEMGSLLMRGNRAAADTFLTGKFRQAGLNLIGRTTTPEFGVCSSADNPAVYVTRNPWNTDYTTCGSSAGSAAMVAAGVVPIAHATDGGGSIRIPAGVNGNIGLKVSRGVFSLAPHMSDLTGLVSIQGCQSRSVRDTAAFVDHARGPAPGEFMPFWTTAQPYSEMIKRDPGKLRIALSHSWGDYTATPELAAELEKTGRFLEGLGHHVDYALPELDFRAAFEAQTMCYISNFAVVISNMLAARGLERPPEDLIEPMNIRIWEAGRHTTFAERAKMQGVFNTTSRGFGAFFEQWDVILTPITALPTPKVGTREYLTISDNPDVLDWFGNLWRFFAFTPLANLCGMPAISMPMASQDHGLPLGIQAIAKQAGDGLLLQLAAQIERALDGKWNGGRKPKVHVS, encoded by the coding sequence ATGACTTTGCCGATGAGCTGGAACGAATGGGCGCAGCACGATGGCCTGGGCCTCGCGGCGCGCGTCCGCAAGGGCGAGCTGACGGCAAAGGAGCTGGCACGCCAGGCTGCCGCGGGTGTCGCCAAGGTCAATCCGGCGCTGTCGGGCGTCGTCGAGCTGTTCGAGGACGTGATTGCCGATCCCGCCAAGGACGGCGCCAATCTGGCAGGTCCGTTCGCCGGCCTGCCGTTCCTGATGAAGGACCTCGGGCCGACCATGAAGGGCCGGCTGCAGGAAATGGGCTCGCTGCTGATGCGCGGCAACCGCGCCGCGGCCGATACGTTCCTCACCGGCAAATTTCGCCAGGCCGGCCTCAATCTGATCGGACGCACCACCACGCCGGAATTCGGCGTGTGCTCGTCGGCCGACAATCCCGCCGTCTACGTCACCCGCAATCCCTGGAATACCGATTATACCACTTGCGGCTCGTCGGCCGGCAGCGCCGCGATGGTTGCCGCCGGCGTGGTGCCGATCGCACATGCCACCGACGGCGGCGGCTCGATCCGCATTCCCGCCGGTGTCAACGGCAATATCGGGCTGAAAGTCTCGCGCGGCGTGTTCTCGCTGGCGCCGCACATGTCGGACCTCACCGGCCTCGTCTCGATCCAGGGCTGCCAGTCGCGCTCGGTGCGCGACACCGCCGCCTTCGTCGATCACGCCCGCGGACCAGCGCCCGGCGAGTTCATGCCGTTCTGGACCACGGCGCAGCCTTATTCGGAGATGATCAAACGCGATCCGGGCAAGCTGCGCATCGCGCTGTCGCACAGCTGGGGCGACTACACCGCGACGCCCGAGCTCGCAGCCGAGCTGGAGAAGACCGGCCGCTTCCTCGAAGGCCTCGGCCATCACGTCGACTACGCACTGCCCGAACTGGATTTCCGCGCCGCGTTCGAGGCGCAGACGATGTGCTACATCTCGAATTTCGCGGTGGTGATCTCCAACATGCTGGCCGCGCGCGGACTGGAAAGGCCGCCGGAAGATCTGATCGAGCCCATGAACATCCGGATCTGGGAAGCCGGCCGCCACACGACTTTCGCGGAGCGCGCGAAGATGCAAGGCGTGTTCAACACGACCTCGCGCGGCTTCGGTGCCTTCTTCGAGCAGTGGGACGTGATCCTGACGCCGATCACCGCGCTGCCGACGCCGAAGGTCGGCACCAGGGAATACCTCACCATCTCCGACAACCCTGATGTGCTCGACTGGTTCGGCAATCTCTGGCGCTTCTTCGCCTTCACGCCGCTGGCCAATCTCTGCGGCATGCCGGCGATCTCGATGCCGATGGCGAGCCAGGACCACGGCCTGCCGCTCGGCATCCAGGCCATCGCCAAACAGGCGGGTGACGGCCTGCTGCTGCAGCTCGCCGCCCAGATCGAGCGAGCACTCGACGGCAAGTGGAACGGCGGCAGGAAGCCGAAGGTGCATGTGAGCTGA
- a CDS encoding ring-opening amidohydrolase, protein MRTTSVGVFKLATRGPGDVSGLMDLIVSGAINPASILAVLGKTEGNGGVNDFTREYAVAALSTALAPKLGLTPHEVEQRIAFVMSGGTEGVLSPHITVFTRRQVETSPKGISGKRLSIGMAQTRDFLPEELGRSAQIAETAKAVKAAMADAGITDPIDVHFVQIKCPLLTSERVEAAAARGNKTATISSYSSMAYSRGASALGVAVALGEVTSDICDEDVLRRYDLFSKVASTSSGIELMHNVVIVLGNSETSASAFEIGHAVMNDAIDAAAVVSALQSVGLGANPQPGRELVNIFAKAEASPDGSVRGFRHTMLEDTDISSTRHARAAVGGLIAGLAGTGVVYVSGGAEHQGPAGGGPVAAISRLF, encoded by the coding sequence ATGCGGACCACATCGGTCGGCGTCTTCAAGCTCGCCACCAGGGGCCCCGGCGACGTGTCCGGCCTCATGGACCTGATCGTTTCAGGCGCGATCAATCCGGCCTCCATTTTGGCCGTGCTCGGCAAGACCGAGGGCAATGGCGGCGTCAACGACTTCACGCGGGAGTATGCCGTTGCGGCACTGTCCACGGCGCTGGCGCCGAAGCTCGGCCTGACGCCACATGAGGTCGAGCAGCGCATCGCCTTCGTGATGTCGGGCGGCACCGAGGGCGTGCTCAGCCCGCACATTACGGTTTTCACGCGCCGGCAGGTCGAGACGTCGCCGAAAGGCATCTCCGGCAAGCGCTTGAGCATCGGCATGGCGCAGACCCGCGATTTCCTGCCTGAGGAGCTTGGCCGCTCGGCGCAGATCGCCGAGACCGCCAAGGCCGTGAAGGCCGCGATGGCGGATGCCGGCATCACCGATCCCATTGACGTCCATTTCGTGCAGATCAAGTGCCCGCTGCTCACCAGCGAGCGCGTCGAGGCGGCCGCCGCGCGCGGCAACAAGACCGCGACGATCAGCTCTTACAGCTCGATGGCTTATTCGCGCGGCGCCTCCGCGCTCGGGGTTGCGGTCGCACTCGGCGAGGTCACATCCGACATTTGCGATGAGGATGTGCTGCGGCGCTATGATTTGTTCTCGAAGGTCGCCTCGACCTCGTCCGGAATCGAACTGATGCACAACGTCGTCATCGTGCTCGGCAATTCGGAGACGTCCGCCAGCGCGTTCGAGATCGGGCATGCCGTGATGAACGACGCAATCGATGCGGCCGCGGTGGTATCTGCGTTGCAGAGCGTCGGGCTTGGTGCAAATCCGCAGCCGGGTCGCGAGCTCGTCAACATTTTCGCCAAGGCCGAGGCTTCGCCCGATGGCAGCGTGCGCGGCTTCCGTCACACCATGCTGGAAGACACCGACATCAGCTCGACACGCCATGCCCGCGCGGCGGTCGGCGGCTTGATCGCAGGCCTTGCCGGCACCGGGGTGGTCTATGTCTCCGGCGGCGCCGAGCATCAGGGGCCGGCCGGCGGCGGACCGGTTGCGGCGATCTCCCGACTGTTCTAA
- a CDS encoding IS701 family transposase, protein MDLDQGGDCEARFGKYVAGLGSVIGHADRTRQLRDYCTGLILPGERKSVEPMAARTAPARASAQHQSLLHFVADATWSDEDVLAKVRELVLPAIERSGPIEAWIIDDTSFPKQGKHSVGVHHQYCGQLGKQANCQVAVSLSIANRSASLPVAYRLYLSQEWAKDRVRRNKAGVPKEVKFKTKSQIALEQIRWACKAGLPRGVGLMDAAYGRDSQLRAGMTELGVPYVVSIVPTILMWAPGSGPRRMDKPMNNTGRRDEPDLISAKKVALGLPKQAWRTVTWREGSAEKLSSRFAHVRVRVGYNKLIPETSSPEWLLIEWPEGEAEPTRYWLSTLPETIDIQQLVDMAKLRWRIERDYQELKQEVGLGHYEGRGWRGFHHHATLCIAAYGFLIAEQAMIPPSGPRSVTPLQVPALPDDYRPRGSARAA, encoded by the coding sequence ATGGATCTCGATCAGGGCGGAGATTGCGAAGCGCGGTTTGGGAAGTACGTAGCGGGTCTTGGGAGCGTGATCGGTCACGCGGATCGGACGAGGCAGCTGCGTGACTACTGCACCGGCCTGATACTGCCGGGTGAGCGCAAGAGCGTGGAGCCGATGGCAGCGCGGACGGCACCGGCTCGAGCGTCCGCCCAGCACCAATCTCTGTTGCATTTTGTCGCCGACGCGACCTGGTCGGACGAGGATGTGCTCGCCAAGGTGCGAGAGCTTGTGCTGCCTGCGATCGAGAGGAGCGGACCGATCGAGGCGTGGATCATCGACGACACCTCGTTCCCCAAGCAAGGCAAGCATTCGGTCGGCGTACATCACCAATATTGCGGGCAACTCGGCAAGCAGGCCAATTGCCAGGTGGCAGTGTCGCTGTCGATCGCCAACCGCTCTGCCAGCTTGCCGGTCGCCTATCGGCTCTATCTTTCACAGGAGTGGGCCAAGGACCGTGTCCGACGGAACAAGGCAGGCGTTCCGAAGGAGGTCAAGTTCAAGACAAAGTCGCAAATTGCACTGGAGCAGATCAGATGGGCCTGCAAGGCCGGCCTGCCGCGCGGCGTTGGACTGATGGACGCGGCCTATGGCAGGGACTCGCAACTGCGCGCGGGCATGACGGAGTTGGGGGTGCCTTACGTGGTCAGCATCGTGCCGACCATATTGATGTGGGCCCCAGGCAGCGGCCCACGGCGGATGGACAAGCCGATGAACAACACGGGCCGTCGCGACGAGCCCGATCTGATCTCGGCCAAGAAGGTGGCGCTCGGTTTGCCGAAGCAGGCCTGGCGCACGGTGACGTGGCGCGAAGGCTCGGCTGAGAAGTTGTCCTCGCGCTTCGCGCATGTGCGCGTCCGCGTCGGGTACAACAAGCTGATCCCCGAGACATCATCGCCCGAATGGCTGTTGATCGAATGGCCGGAGGGCGAAGCAGAGCCCACCAGATACTGGCTCTCGACCTTGCCCGAGACTATCGACATCCAGCAGCTCGTCGACATGGCCAAGCTGCGTTGGCGCATCGAGCGCGACTATCAGGAGCTGAAGCAGGAGGTCGGACTCGGTCACTACGAGGGACGCGGCTGGCGCGGCTTCCATCACCACGCGACCCTGTGCATCGCGGCTTATGGGTTCTTGATCGCCGAGCAGGCGATGATTCCCCCCTCAGGACCTCGTTCCGTCACGCCGCTCCAGGTCCCTGCCTTACCCGACGATTATCGACCCAGAGGCTCTGCCCGCGCGGCCTGA